A DNA window from Candidatus Rokuibacteriota bacterium contains the following coding sequences:
- a CDS encoding caspase family protein has protein sequence MRKRRGGLILLAAVILLVSSVPADAEKPRAERPTYALGERWMRSDGVYDLVRIENDRYIFAAGPRREIHLSKDLMLAKIQKGESTFEFDPPPRLAWPLEVGKWGVTQGRMLTPRSPGGFPASFTWKVEAYEDVSVIAGTFKAFRIAVWIENPRIGRRLEVQTWYAPEVRQLVKLESQEFRVLAFQVVTVDRPAARPLQIALDEPKDQARLSSEGIAVVGKVTGGKGVARVTVSLNGEEIAALDERAAPKSEVALNIPAKLREGRNVLLVTAADPEGNTRQEGRTILYERPAPAPTPPPPVAAKPAPALPPATPAPPVTPALPPLQMTLSSPRDQARVDQESIALAGLVSGGKGINRVVVTLNGVEVSRLEERTPQRAMPVNLPLKLREGQNTLVVTATEADGAIHQEVRTVHYEKLAPLTVAFRYPADRARVTEEASVVAAVITSSKGVAKVSVTLNGVEVHQQSERAPQKSVLVTVPVTLREGANAVAVSAVEADGTVRQEVRTVIYDRPKVAEAAPPRTPAPTPVVRDRWAVVIGVGRYESREVPPLRYTVSDAEALHQMLTGPAGFKQEHVLLLTDRTEKKPTLRNIKWALGTFLARSAKKDDTVVIFFAGHGAPEVDQRGVERDGLAKYLVPSDADPDDLYSTALPMDELQNIFARIEAERVVVFLDSCYSGAAGGRTFASKKTRAGHVDDLFLERLTRSKGRAIITASRPAEVSIELPELGHGIFTYYLVQALKGAGDLNRDGIVSLQELYEYVEQQVTRKSRAVGGNQHPVMKGELEGVLPLVKVQR, from the coding sequence CGCCGCGAGATCCATCTCAGCAAGGACCTCATGTTGGCGAAGATACAGAAAGGCGAATCCACCTTCGAGTTCGACCCCCCGCCCCGGCTCGCCTGGCCCCTCGAGGTCGGAAAGTGGGGGGTGACCCAGGGGAGGATGCTGACTCCGCGAAGTCCGGGAGGGTTTCCGGCGAGCTTCACCTGGAAAGTCGAAGCATACGAGGATGTCAGCGTGATCGCCGGGACGTTCAAGGCGTTCAGGATCGCCGTGTGGATCGAGAACCCGAGAATCGGCAGGCGGTTGGAGGTGCAAACCTGGTACGCGCCGGAGGTGCGCCAGCTCGTGAAGCTGGAAAGCCAGGAATTCAGGGTGCTGGCCTTCCAGGTCGTTACAGTCGACCGACCCGCGGCGAGGCCGCTCCAGATCGCCCTGGACGAGCCGAAGGATCAGGCGCGCCTCAGCAGCGAGGGGATCGCGGTGGTCGGCAAGGTGACCGGTGGCAAAGGGGTGGCCCGGGTGACCGTTTCGCTGAACGGCGAGGAGATCGCGGCGCTCGACGAGAGGGCGGCGCCCAAGAGTGAGGTCGCCCTCAACATTCCCGCCAAGCTTAGGGAAGGGAGGAACGTCCTCCTCGTCACGGCCGCCGATCCCGAAGGCAACACTCGCCAGGAGGGCCGGACCATTCTCTACGAGAGGCCCGCGCCTGCCCCGACACCGCCTCCCCCCGTCGCGGCCAAGCCGGCGCCGGCGCTTCCGCCAGCCACGCCTGCGCCGCCTGTGACTCCCGCCTTACCACCCTTGCAGATGACGCTGTCCTCGCCCCGGGACCAGGCTCGCGTGGACCAGGAGAGCATCGCGCTGGCCGGGCTGGTGTCCGGCGGCAAGGGGATCAACCGCGTAGTCGTCACGCTCAACGGCGTGGAGGTCTCGCGCCTGGAGGAGCGGACGCCGCAGCGGGCAATGCCGGTGAATCTGCCGCTGAAGCTCCGCGAGGGGCAGAACACGCTCGTCGTCACCGCGACCGAGGCAGACGGGGCGATCCACCAGGAGGTCCGCACGGTCCACTATGAGAAGCTCGCGCCGCTCACCGTGGCGTTCCGCTACCCCGCGGACCGGGCGCGGGTGACCGAGGAAGCGAGTGTCGTGGCCGCCGTCATCACCTCGAGCAAGGGGGTGGCGAAGGTCAGCGTGACCCTGAACGGGGTCGAGGTGCACCAGCAGAGCGAGCGCGCTCCGCAGAAGTCCGTCCTCGTGACGGTCCCGGTCACGCTCCGGGAGGGAGCGAACGCCGTCGCCGTCAGCGCCGTTGAGGCCGATGGCACCGTTCGCCAGGAGGTGCGCACGGTCATCTATGACCGCCCGAAGGTCGCCGAAGCGGCTCCTCCACGGACTCCCGCGCCCACACCCGTCGTCCGCGACCGGTGGGCAGTCGTGATCGGCGTTGGCCGGTATGAAAGCCGAGAGGTCCCGCCGCTCCGGTATACGGTCTCGGACGCGGAGGCCCTCCACCAGATGCTGACCGGCCCTGCCGGTTTCAAGCAGGAGCACGTGCTCCTGCTGACAGACAGGACTGAGAAGAAGCCGACGCTCCGGAACATCAAGTGGGCGCTGGGGACCTTCCTGGCGCGCTCGGCGAAGAAGGATGACACCGTAGTGATCTTCTTCGCCGGGCACGGAGCGCCGGAGGTGGACCAGCGGGGCGTCGAGCGCGACGGCCTTGCCAAGTATCTGGTCCCCAGCGATGCCGACCCCGACGACCTCTACTCCACGGCGCTGCCGATGGACGAACTGCAGAACATCTTCGCTCGGATCGAAGCGGAGCGCGTCGTGGTGTTCCTGGACTCCTGCTACAGCGGGGCGGCCGGCGGCCGCACGTTCGCGTCGAAGAAGACGCGCGCGGGCCACGTGGACGATCTCTTCCTGGAGCGCCTCACGCGCTCGAAGGGGCGCGCGATCATCACCGCCTCCCGGCCAGCGGAGGTCTCGATCGAGCTGCCGGAGCTGGGGCACGGCATCTTCACCTACTATCTGGTGCAGGCGCTGAAAGGGGCGGGCGACCTGAACCGGGACGGGATCGTGTCGCTCCAGGAGCTGTACGAGTACGTCGAGCAGCAGGTGACGCGGAAGTCGCGGGCGGTGGGGGGGAACCAGCACCCGGTGATGAAGGGGGAGCTGGAGGGCGTCCTGCCGCTGGTGAAGGTGCAGAGATGA